In Neisseria dentiae, one DNA window encodes the following:
- the hemB gene encoding porphobilinogen synthase, with product MNFPHRFVPSSRLRRMRKDDFSRRLMREHSLTADDLIYPVFVLEGCNQEEPVASMPGVKRQSLDKLLYTAEEAVKLGIPMLALFPVVTQNKTETAEEAYNPDGLVPTVVRKLRESFPELGIMTDVALDPYTVHGQDGLTDETGYVLNDETIDVLIKQALCHAEAGAQVVAPSDMMDGRIGAIREALEEHGHIHTRIMAYSAKYASAFYGPFRDAVGSSANLGKADKYTYQMDPANANEALQEVALDIQEGADMVMVKPGLPYLDIIRRVKDEFGVPTYAYQVSGEYAMLQAAIQNGWLDGSKVILESLLAFKRAGADGILTYYALEAAKQLQAKH from the coding sequence ATGAATTTTCCCCACCGTTTTGTTCCCTCTTCCCGTTTGCGCCGTATGCGTAAAGATGATTTTTCCCGCCGCCTGATGCGCGAGCACTCGCTCACTGCCGATGATTTGATTTATCCGGTTTTTGTATTGGAGGGCTGCAACCAAGAAGAACCGGTTGCTTCTATGCCGGGCGTGAAACGCCAGAGTTTGGACAAACTACTATATACGGCAGAAGAGGCCGTTAAACTCGGTATTCCCATGCTGGCCTTGTTTCCTGTTGTAACTCAGAATAAAACCGAAACGGCGGAAGAGGCTTACAACCCCGACGGATTGGTGCCGACGGTGGTCCGCAAGCTGCGTGAAAGCTTCCCCGAATTAGGCATCATGACTGATGTGGCGCTCGACCCCTACACCGTTCACGGGCAAGACGGCCTAACCGATGAAACAGGTTATGTGCTGAACGACGAAACCATTGACGTGCTGATCAAGCAGGCGCTTTGCCATGCCGAAGCCGGCGCACAGGTGGTGGCGCCTTCCGATATGATGGACGGCCGCATCGGTGCCATCCGCGAAGCACTGGAAGAGCACGGCCATATCCACACCCGCATCATGGCTTATTCGGCCAAGTATGCTTCGGCGTTTTACGGGCCGTTCCGCGATGCGGTGGGCAGTTCGGCCAATTTGGGCAAGGCCGACAAATATACTTACCAGATGGACCCCGCCAATGCCAACGAAGCTTTGCAGGAAGTGGCGCTGGATATCCAGGAAGGCGCGGACATGGTGATGGTAAAGCCCGGCCTACCCTATTTGGACATTATCCGCCGCGTAAAAGACGAATTCGGCGTACCGACCTACGCTTATCAGGTGTCGGGCGAATATGCCATGTTACAGGCCGCCATCCAAAATGGCTGGCTTGACGGCAGCAAGGTGATTTTGGAAAGCCTGCTGGCATTCAAACGCGCAGGCGCCGACGGCATTCTGACTTATTACGCTTTAGAAGCCGCTAAACAACTTCAAGCCAAACATTGA
- a CDS encoding D-amino acid dehydrogenase produces MKVIVLGAGIAGVCTAWYLLEAGHDVTVIDRADAAAMETSFANAGQLSYGYTTPWAAPGIPKKAAKWLLRQHSPLIFRPDGSLFQLQWLWQMLGNCNSGRYHQNKERMVRVSEYSREMFRHFQAEHVLDFEGRNKGTLQIFRTEKEVSAAEGDIEVLQAYGVPYQRLQPEACLQYEPALKNALHKIAGALHLPNDATGDCHLFARKLAQMCTEKGADFKFNCEISRIEHSDGLIKAVHAGGGRFEADRFVCALGSFSRPVLAGLGLDLPVYPVKGYSLTVPVTDGSAAPVSTIIDETYKVAITRFNERIRIGGMAELSGYKLQLAPERRETLELVVNDLFPGSGDLRRAVFWSGLRPMTPDSTPIIGATRFDNLFINTGHGTLGWTMSLGSAKLTADLVCGRETEIRSDDLGLARYEK; encoded by the coding sequence ATGAAAGTGATCGTGTTGGGCGCGGGCATCGCGGGCGTATGCACGGCCTGGTATCTTTTGGAAGCAGGGCACGATGTTACCGTTATCGACCGCGCCGATGCGGCGGCGATGGAAACCAGTTTTGCCAACGCCGGCCAGCTTTCCTACGGCTACACCACGCCGTGGGCCGCGCCGGGTATTCCGAAAAAAGCCGCAAAATGGCTGCTGCGGCAGCATTCGCCGCTGATTTTCAGACCCGACGGCAGCCTTTTCCAACTGCAATGGCTGTGGCAGATGCTGGGCAACTGCAATAGCGGGCGTTACCACCAAAATAAAGAGCGCATGGTGCGGGTGTCGGAATACAGCCGCGAAATGTTCCGCCACTTTCAGGCGGAGCACGTTTTGGATTTTGAAGGGCGCAACAAAGGCACGTTGCAGATTTTCCGCACCGAAAAAGAAGTGAGCGCGGCAGAGGGCGACATCGAAGTGCTGCAAGCCTACGGCGTGCCGTATCAAAGATTGCAGCCCGAAGCGTGCCTGCAATACGAACCCGCGCTGAAAAACGCGCTGCACAAAATCGCCGGCGCGCTCCACCTGCCCAACGATGCCACCGGTGACTGCCACCTGTTTGCCCGCAAACTCGCGCAAATGTGCACGGAAAAAGGTGCGGATTTTAAATTCAACTGCGAAATCAGCCGCATCGAGCATTCAGACGGCCTGATTAAAGCCGTGCATGCGGGCGGCGGGCGTTTCGAGGCCGACCGCTTCGTGTGCGCGCTCGGCAGCTTCAGCCGCCCCGTGCTGGCCGGGCTGGGGTTGGATCTGCCCGTTTATCCCGTTAAAGGCTATTCGCTCACCGTGCCGGTTACCGACGGCAGCGCCGCACCCGTTTCCACCATAATCGACGAAACCTATAAAGTGGCCATTACCCGTTTTAACGAACGCATTCGCATCGGCGGTATGGCCGAGCTTTCCGGCTACAAGCTGCAACTTGCCCCCGAGCGCCGCGAAACGCTGGAGCTGGTGGTGAACGACCTCTTCCCCGGCAGCGGCGATTTGCGGCGCGCCGTTTTCTGGAGCGGCCTGCGCCCGATGACGCCCGACAGCACGCCCATCATCGGCGCCACCCGTTTTGACAACCTGTTTATCAACACCGGCCACGGTACGCTGGGTTGGACGATGTCGCTGGGTTCGGCCAAACTTACCGCCGATTTGGTGTGCGGCAGGGAAACGGAAATCCGCAGCGATGATTTGGGGCTGGCCCGGTACGAAAAATAA
- a CDS encoding Lrp/AsnC ligand binding domain-containing protein: MKDLDKTDFKILKLLQQNARIPMTELAEKVGLSTTPVTERVRRLERENIISGYHARLNPHALGQSLLIFVEIKLRSKSGNIFEDFRREVSKIPQILECHLVSGEYDYLIKLRLPDMSAYRDMLGNILLQLPAAAESRSYVVMEEVKEEMLLDLG; this comes from the coding sequence ATGAAAGATTTGGATAAAACCGATTTCAAGATTTTGAAGCTGTTGCAGCAAAACGCCCGCATTCCGATGACCGAGCTGGCCGAAAAAGTGGGCCTATCCACCACGCCCGTAACCGAGCGCGTGCGCCGCCTCGAACGCGAAAACATCATCAGCGGCTACCACGCACGCCTCAACCCGCACGCGTTGGGGCAAAGCCTGCTGATATTCGTGGAAATCAAACTGCGCTCCAAATCGGGCAATATTTTTGAAGACTTCCGCCGCGAAGTGTCGAAAATCCCGCAGATTCTCGAATGCCATTTGGTTTCGGGCGAATACGACTATCTAATCAAACTGCGCCTGCCCGATATGTCGGCCTACCGCGATATGCTCGGCAATATCCTGCTGCAACTGCCCGCAGCGGCAGAAAGCCGCAGTTATGTGGTGATGGAAGAAGTGAAAGAAGAAATGCTGCTGGATTTGGGTTAA
- a CDS encoding 16S rRNA (uracil(1498)-N(3))-methyltransferase — translation MPRFYVSDTLSSGQLLDLPDNVVRHLNVLRTRAHEEIVLFNGNGKAYPARLALLEKRRAQAEILREEGADNESPLRITLVQAVSSGERMDFTLQKSVELGVAEIRPVLSERCVVRLSGERADKRSARWQDIVVSACEQSGRNVVPKVLPLLPYREALAGLPEGSRLLMSLNRARSLNSIKPDPQGIVLMAGPEGGWTAAEEQSAFDAGFESVKLGPRVLRTETAALAAIAAAQALWGDFA, via the coding sequence ATGCCACGCTTTTACGTCTCCGATACCTTGTCTTCCGGCCAACTGCTTGATTTGCCCGATAATGTGGTGCGCCACCTGAATGTGCTGCGCACGCGCGCGCATGAAGAAATCGTGCTGTTTAACGGCAACGGCAAGGCTTATCCCGCCCGTTTGGCACTTTTGGAAAAGCGCCGCGCGCAGGCCGAGATTTTGCGCGAAGAAGGGGCGGACAACGAATCGCCGCTGCGTATTACGCTGGTGCAGGCCGTTTCCAGCGGCGAGCGTATGGATTTCACCCTGCAAAAAAGTGTGGAATTGGGCGTTGCCGAAATCAGGCCGGTGTTGAGCGAGCGTTGCGTGGTGCGTTTGAGCGGCGAGCGGGCCGACAAGCGTTCGGCGCGTTGGCAGGATATTGTGGTGTCGGCCTGCGAGCAAAGCGGGCGCAACGTGGTGCCGAAAGTGCTGCCGCTGTTGCCTTACCGCGAAGCCTTGGCAGGTTTGCCCGAGGGTTCGCGCCTGCTGATGAGCCTTAACCGGGCACGCAGTTTGAACAGCATCAAGCCTGATCCGCAGGGTATTGTTTTGATGGCCGGCCCCGAAGGCGGTTGGACGGCGGCGGAAGAGCAGTCGGCGTTTGATGCCGGTTTCGAATCGGTCAAACTCGGGCCGCGCGTTTTGCGCACCGAAACCGCCGCGCTGGCCGCCATCGCCGCAGCGCAGGCATTATGGGGCGATTTCGCCTGA
- a CDS encoding inositol monophosphatase family protein, giving the protein MLNRLHMLVREVAQTEVMPRFLDVGISRKADGSLLTEADLAAQAAFAAKLPEIIDCPMLGEEMTAQRQTELWRHNGQGLWVVDPIDGTNNFINGLPHFALSCAFIRNGRPQLGVIYNPVSDECFYAERGGGAFLNGRPLPLRNVGKQLHEAIAGVEIKYLRSGKLSSRMNTLAPFGSIRSMGSSTLDWCYLASGRYDIYVHGGQKLWDYAAGALIFEEAGGKLATLEGDDFWSGEHVFKRSVIAGLQDELFTKWLKWIRENQ; this is encoded by the coding sequence GTGTTAAACAGACTGCATATGCTGGTGCGTGAAGTGGCGCAAACCGAAGTGATGCCCCGTTTTCTCGACGTGGGCATCAGCCGCAAAGCCGACGGTTCGCTGCTGACCGAAGCCGATTTGGCCGCACAGGCGGCATTTGCAGCCAAACTGCCCGAAATTATCGACTGCCCCATGCTGGGCGAAGAAATGACCGCGCAACGCCAAACCGAGCTGTGGCGGCACAACGGGCAAGGATTATGGGTGGTCGACCCCATCGACGGCACCAACAACTTCATCAACGGCCTGCCGCATTTCGCTTTGTCGTGCGCCTTTATCCGCAACGGCCGCCCGCAACTGGGCGTGATTTACAACCCTGTAAGCGACGAATGCTTTTACGCCGAACGCGGCGGCGGCGCTTTTCTCAACGGCCGCCCGCTGCCGCTGCGCAATGTGGGTAAACAGCTGCACGAAGCCATCGCCGGCGTGGAAATCAAATACCTGCGCTCGGGCAAACTTTCCAGCCGCATGAACACCTTGGCTCCGTTCGGCAGCATACGCAGCATGGGCAGCAGCACGCTGGATTGGTGCTATCTGGCTTCGGGCCGCTATGATATTTATGTGCACGGCGGCCAAAAGTTATGGGACTACGCCGCCGGCGCGCTGATTTTTGAAGAAGCCGGCGGCAAACTGGCCACTCTGGAAGGCGACGACTTTTGGAGCGGCGAGCATGTGTTCAAGCGTTCGGTGATTGCGGGTTTGCAGGATGAATTGTTTACAAAATGGCTGAAATGGATACGCGAAAACCAATAA
- a CDS encoding IS30 family transposase: MNTYRHLTPLERESIMLMLNQGVSISHMARVLNRNKSTISRELRRNAAARPYSACEAEEHYRQRRTRCRPKPKFACTLRLACVQEMLLDRQWSPEQIEARMKQENSALSVSYATIYRAIRQGRLDRDGQQARWHLRHKGKRRRKSAEVEKRGKIAISHPLAKRPVSAHNRSRFGHWEADTVAGKQGGAVLLTLVERKSRYLMTVWLPKKNAQALKAGMLDVLRDMPLRSITPDRGKEFASHAQLSDELQVPFYFPEPGQPWQRGSNENTNGLLRQYFPKRQDLGQYSAAQIQAVTDKINLRPRKCLGWKCAYEVLFRKTLRLV, from the coding sequence ATGAACACCTACCGGCATCTTACACCATTGGAGCGCGAAAGTATCATGCTGATGCTCAACCAAGGCGTCAGCATCAGCCACATGGCACGGGTGCTTAACCGCAACAAATCCACCATTTCACGCGAGTTGCGGCGCAATGCAGCTGCCCGGCCATACAGTGCCTGCGAGGCAGAAGAACACTATCGGCAACGGCGAACCCGTTGCCGTCCCAAACCCAAGTTCGCCTGTACACTTCGCTTGGCCTGCGTACAGGAAATGCTGCTGGACCGGCAATGGTCACCCGAGCAGATTGAGGCGCGCATGAAACAGGAAAACAGTGCCCTCAGTGTGAGCTATGCCACCATTTACCGCGCCATCCGACAAGGTCGCCTGGATCGGGACGGGCAACAAGCCCGATGGCATCTGCGCCACAAAGGCAAACGGCGGCGCAAGTCTGCAGAGGTGGAGAAACGGGGCAAAATCGCCATCAGCCATCCATTGGCAAAACGCCCGGTTTCGGCACACAACCGTTCGCGCTTTGGCCATTGGGAAGCGGATACCGTAGCCGGCAAACAAGGAGGAGCGGTCTTGTTAACCCTGGTGGAACGCAAAAGCCGGTATTTGATGACGGTTTGGCTGCCCAAGAAAAATGCACAAGCGCTCAAAGCAGGAATGCTCGACGTACTGCGTGATATGCCATTGCGCTCGATTACGCCGGACAGGGGTAAGGAGTTTGCCTCGCATGCACAGCTGAGTGACGAATTGCAGGTACCGTTTTATTTTCCGGAGCCTGGCCAGCCGTGGCAGCGGGGCAGCAATGAAAACACCAACGGTTTGCTGCGTCAGTATTTTCCCAAGCGTCAGGACTTGGGCCAATACAGCGCAGCGCAGATTCAAGCGGTTACCGACAAAATCAACCTTCGCCCCAGAAAATGTTTGGGGTGGAAATGTGCTTATGAGGTGCTGTTTCGAAAAACGTTGCGCTTGGTTTGA
- the speA gene encoding arginine decarboxylase: MSWSAADSASLYGIRHWGDRYFSVGENGHVMVRPNDQSSAEVDLYGLVAQLNERGQDLPMLFRFPDILQDRVARLCAAFNRSIRKNSYQGRYTAIYPIKVNQQESVVKNIIVPKNNEVSIGLEAGSKPELMIVLAFAPKGGTIVCNGYKDRDFIRLALMGQRLGHQVFIVIEKESEVDLVIQESKNLGIKANIGLRVRLSSLSSGKWADTGGEKGKFGLSAAQLISAVEKLTAADLADTVKLMHFHMGSQISNIADYRMGFKEAVRYFAELRGLGLPIEYVDVGGGLGVDYDGTHSRNASSINYDMGEYSHTIVSMLAEYCNEHNVPHPHIFSESGRAMTAHHAVLVMNVTDVERLPEQIPAITDEENLSFATKKLIAYLDINDSEMVTETYYRIGHYLTEVTDLYLEGKVPLKEKALAEQLHAVLCRRLKNQLQAGRRSQRQVYDDLTDKLADKYFCNFSVFQSLPDTWAIGQVLPVMPLHRLNERPTRRAVLQDLTCDSDGKISQYVDQQSIESSMSVHDLIPGEPYVLGVFMVGAYQEILGDMHNLFGDTDSVNVYVRNDGSIEFAGMEEHDTIEDMLHYVHLSTNEVINKFEEKTRWAQLKAAERKLYTAEFLHALKQSSYLSTETEDEA, encoded by the coding sequence ATGTCTTGGTCGGCAGCAGACAGCGCTTCGCTTTACGGTATCCGCCATTGGGGCGACCGCTATTTTTCGGTGGGTGAAAACGGCCACGTGATGGTGCGGCCGAACGACCAAAGCAGCGCAGAAGTCGATTTATACGGCTTGGTGGCGCAACTCAACGAACGCGGGCAGGATTTGCCCATGCTGTTCCGCTTTCCCGATATCCTGCAAGACCGCGTGGCGCGGCTGTGCGCGGCGTTCAACCGCTCCATACGCAAAAACAGTTATCAGGGCAGATACACGGCGATTTATCCGATTAAGGTCAACCAACAGGAAAGCGTGGTTAAAAACATCATCGTGCCGAAAAACAACGAGGTTTCCATCGGTCTCGAAGCCGGCTCCAAACCCGAGCTGATGATTGTTTTGGCGTTCGCCCCCAAAGGCGGCACCATCGTGTGCAACGGCTACAAAGACCGCGATTTCATCCGCCTGGCGCTGATGGGGCAACGGCTCGGCCACCAAGTGTTTATCGTGATCGAAAAAGAATCCGAAGTGGATTTGGTGATTCAAGAATCAAAAAACCTCGGCATCAAAGCCAATATCGGCCTGCGCGTGCGCCTCTCTTCGCTCTCGTCGGGCAAATGGGCCGACACCGGCGGCGAAAAAGGCAAATTCGGCCTTTCCGCCGCGCAACTGATTTCCGCCGTGGAAAAACTCACCGCCGCCGATCTGGCCGACACGGTCAAGCTGATGCACTTTCACATGGGTTCGCAGATTTCCAACATCGCCGACTACCGCATGGGCTTCAAAGAGGCTGTGCGCTATTTCGCCGAACTGCGCGGCCTGGGGCTGCCGATCGAGTATGTCGATGTGGGCGGCGGCCTCGGCGTGGACTACGACGGCACGCACTCGCGCAACGCCAGCTCCATCAACTACGACATGGGCGAATATTCGCACACCATCGTTTCGATGCTGGCCGAATACTGCAACGAACACAACGTGCCGCACCCGCATATTTTTTCGGAATCCGGCCGCGCCATGACCGCGCATCACGCCGTGTTGGTGATGAACGTTACCGATGTCGAACGCCTGCCCGAACAGATTCCCGCAATCACCGACGAAGAAAACCTTTCTTTCGCCACCAAAAAGCTGATTGCCTATCTCGACATCAACGACAGCGAAATGGTTACCGAAACCTATTACCGCATCGGCCACTATCTCACCGAAGTAACCGATCTTTATCTTGAAGGCAAAGTGCCGCTGAAAGAAAAAGCGCTGGCCGAGCAGCTCCACGCCGTATTGTGCCGCCGTCTGAAAAACCAGCTTCAGGCCGGGCGGCGCTCGCAGCGCCAGGTTTACGACGACTTAACCGACAAGCTGGCCGACAAATATTTCTGCAACTTCAGCGTGTTCCAAAGCCTGCCCGACACTTGGGCCATCGGCCAGGTGCTGCCCGTTATGCCGCTGCACCGCCTTAACGAGCGCCCTACCCGCCGCGCCGTGTTGCAGGATTTAACCTGCGATTCAGACGGCAAAATCAGCCAGTATGTCGATCAGCAAAGCATCGAATCCAGCATGAGCGTGCACGATTTAATCCCCGGCGAACCGTATGTTTTGGGCGTGTTTATGGTGGGCGCGTATCAGGAAATCCTCGGCGATATGCACAACCTTTTCGGCGACACCGATTCGGTGAACGTTTATGTGCGCAACGACGGCAGCATCGAATTCGCCGGCATGGAAGAGCACGACACCATCGAAGATATGCTGCATTATGTGCACCTTTCCACCAACGAAGTGATCAACAAATTCGAAGAAAAAACCCGCTGGGCGCAACTGAAGGCCGCCGAACGCAAGCTCTACACCGCCGAATTTCTGCACGCGCTCAAACAAAGCAGCTATCTGAGCACCGAAACGGAAGACGAAGCCTGA
- a CDS encoding Rne/Rng family ribonuclease has protein sequence MKRMLFNATQAEELRVAIVDGQTLLDLDIETLGKEQRKGNIYKGVITRIEPSLEACFVDYGTDRHGFLPFKEVSRSYFQDYEGGRARIQDVLKEGMQVIVQVEKDERGNKGAALTTFISLAGRYLVLMPNNPRGGGVSRRIEGEERQELKAAMAELEVPRGMSLIARTAGIGRSVEELQWDFNYLQQLWQAIEEAGKAHNEPYLLFMESSLLIRAIRDYYRPDIGEILVDNQEVHEQISEFMSYVMPNNVGRLKLYQDHTPLFSRFQIEHQIESAFARSVSLPSGGAIVIDHTEALVSIDVNSARATRGADIEDTAFKTNMEAAEEVARQMRLRDLGGLVVIDFIDMENPKHQRDVENVLRDALKKDRARVQMGKLSRFGLLELSRQRLKPALGESSHIACPRCAGTGVIRSIESTALHVLRIIQEEAMKDNTGEVHAQVPVDVATFLLNEKRAELFGLEERLDVSVFLIPNTHLENPHYEITRVRTDDVDENAEPSYKRVEVPEANESDKPFGSERAKAARPEPAVKGVKHTQPAPTAAEPAAASAGWWSGFKSWLGKVFGGSPDPEKVPEAEKSAARGSGNRQGNRRPAASNRRQTPRRNPNPKRQDDEVQETKETAVAGLAESREGDNGNRAQRSRRNQDDNGRNRQNRNDAARNPAEESKPVEKAAEKETQKETRNEQRSDNRRRNRSEKAAAAPVAAVAALEAENLPETEAEVTAEAVQPEARGDGQGNRRERDRNRQRDQRDRRNNSKKRNIPSAAKIEQYLSIEEAANKVRFAVAHVYGGAEETPVAIAVAAPLAADAGVAAVAAADEPLVVVVPVQEIEPAAVAEQAAEGTGAEPVLFAIESDDTEAVMPSEQAVIESAVSNAEQAVSNVLGASHAAGEDAAAKPQPAEEVAVAAVETVTVAQTVSDGQDLGGLVLVQTRADALAAAATWVQPETRALRRADVPKVAEAEAADVPLVQVETGKQ, from the coding sequence ATGAAACGTATGTTGTTTAATGCCACGCAGGCCGAAGAGCTGCGCGTGGCGATTGTCGACGGGCAGACGCTGCTCGACCTCGACATCGAAACGCTGGGAAAAGAACAGCGCAAAGGCAATATCTATAAGGGTGTGATTACCCGCATCGAACCGTCGCTGGAAGCGTGTTTCGTCGATTACGGCACCGACCGCCACGGTTTTCTCCCGTTCAAAGAAGTTTCCCGATCCTATTTCCAAGACTACGAAGGCGGTCGCGCGCGCATCCAAGACGTGCTCAAAGAGGGCATGCAGGTTATCGTGCAGGTGGAAAAAGACGAGCGCGGCAACAAAGGCGCGGCGCTCACCACCTTCATCAGCCTGGCCGGCCGCTATCTCGTGCTGATGCCCAACAACCCGCGCGGCGGCGGCGTGTCGCGCCGTATCGAAGGCGAAGAGCGGCAAGAACTGAAAGCCGCGATGGCCGAGCTGGAAGTGCCGCGCGGCATGAGCCTGATCGCCCGCACCGCCGGCATCGGCCGCAGCGTCGAAGAGCTACAATGGGATTTCAACTACCTGCAACAATTGTGGCAGGCCATCGAAGAAGCCGGCAAAGCCCACAACGAGCCTTACCTGCTGTTTATGGAAAGCTCGCTGCTCATCCGCGCCATCCGCGACTACTACCGCCCCGACATCGGCGAAATACTGGTCGACAACCAAGAAGTGCACGAGCAAATCAGCGAGTTTATGAGTTATGTGATGCCCAACAACGTAGGCCGTCTGAAACTCTACCAAGACCACACGCCGCTGTTTTCCCGCTTCCAAATCGAACACCAAATCGAGAGCGCGTTTGCCCGCAGCGTGAGCCTGCCCTCCGGCGGCGCCATCGTGATCGACCATACCGAAGCCCTCGTTTCCATCGACGTCAACTCCGCCCGCGCCACCCGCGGCGCTGACATCGAAGACACTGCCTTCAAAACCAATATGGAAGCTGCCGAAGAAGTTGCCCGCCAAATGCGCCTGCGCGACTTGGGCGGTTTGGTGGTGATCGACTTCATCGACATGGAAAATCCCAAGCACCAGCGCGACGTTGAAAACGTGCTGCGCGACGCGCTGAAAAAAGACCGCGCCCGCGTGCAGATGGGTAAACTTTCCCGCTTCGGCCTGCTCGAACTCTCGCGCCAGCGCCTGAAACCCGCATTGGGCGAAAGCAGCCACATCGCCTGCCCGCGCTGCGCCGGCACCGGCGTGATCCGCAGCATCGAATCCACCGCCCTGCACGTTTTGCGCATCATTCAGGAAGAAGCCATGAAAGACAACACCGGCGAAGTGCACGCGCAAGTGCCGGTGGACGTGGCCACCTTCCTGCTCAACGAAAAACGCGCCGAGCTGTTCGGTTTGGAAGAGCGTTTGGACGTTTCCGTATTCCTGATTCCCAACACCCATCTTGAAAACCCGCATTACGAAATCACCCGCGTGCGCACCGACGATGTGGACGAAAACGCCGAGCCGAGCTACAAGCGCGTGGAAGTGCCCGAAGCAAACGAAAGCGACAAACCCTTCGGCAGCGAACGTGCCAAAGCCGCCCGCCCCGAACCCGCCGTTAAAGGCGTGAAACACACCCAACCCGCGCCCACAGCGGCCGAACCTGCCGCCGCATCGGCCGGTTGGTGGAGCGGTTTCAAATCGTGGCTGGGCAAAGTGTTCGGCGGTTCGCCCGATCCTGAAAAAGTGCCGGAGGCCGAAAAATCTGCCGCACGCGGCAGCGGCAACCGCCAGGGCAACCGCCGCCCGGCCGCAAGCAACCGCCGCCAAACCCCGCGCCGCAATCCGAACCCCAAACGGCAGGACGACGAGGTTCAAGAAACCAAAGAAACCGCCGTTGCAGGTTTGGCCGAGAGCAGGGAAGGCGACAACGGCAACCGCGCCCAACGCAGCCGCCGCAACCAAGATGATAACGGCCGCAACCGCCAAAACCGGAACGATGCCGCCCGCAACCCCGCCGAAGAAAGCAAACCGGTTGAGAAAGCGGCAGAAAAAGAAACCCAAAAAGAAACCCGCAACGAGCAGCGCAGCGATAACCGCCGCCGTAACCGCAGCGAAAAAGCCGCCGCCGCACCGGTTGCCGCCGTAGCAGCTTTGGAAGCGGAAAACCTGCCCGAAACCGAAGCGGAAGTAACTGCGGAAGCCGTGCAGCCTGAAGCACGCGGCGACGGCCAGGGCAACCGCCGCGAGCGCGACCGCAACCGCCAGCGCGACCAACGCGACCGCCGCAACAACAGCAAAAAGCGCAATATCCCTTCCGCCGCCAAAATCGAGCAATATCTGAGCATCGAAGAAGCGGCCAACAAGGTGCGTTTCGCCGTGGCGCACGTGTACGGCGGAGCGGAAGAAACCCCCGTTGCCATCGCCGTTGCCGCACCGCTGGCTGCCGATGCCGGAGTGGCGGCTGTTGCTGCTGCCGACGAACCTTTGGTTGTGGTGGTGCCCGTGCAGGAAATCGAACCTGCCGCCGTTGCGGAACAGGCAGCGGAAGGCACCGGAGCCGAACCGGTGTTGTTCGCCATCGAGTCCGATGATACCGAGGCGGTGATGCCGTCTGAACAGGCAGTAATCGAATCGGCGGTATCGAATGCGGAACAGGCCGTCAGCAATGTGTTGGGCGCGAGCCATGCCGCCGGAGAAGACGCTGCGGCAAAACCGCAGCCGGCGGAAGAAGTTGCCGTTGCTGCGGTGGAAACCGTAACCGTTGCGCAAACCGTTTCAGACGGCCAAGACTTGGGCGGTTTGGTGCTGGTGCAAACCCGCGCCGACGCGCTGGCCGCCGCCGCAACCTGGGTGCAGCCCGAAACCCGCGCCCTGCGCCGTGCCGACGTGCCGAAAGTTGCGGAGGCCGAAGCTGCCGATGTGCCGCTGGTGCAGGTGGAAACCGGCAAACAGTAG